The DNA segment AAAGTGGCAAATCGTGGTAATGACGAATACTATAAAAAATATAGTAAATCAAATATTAAATTCATTTCCATTGATCCTCAATACACTCAAACTGCGGAAATTTTAAATGCTCAGTGGATTAAAATTCGTCCAAATACAGATGTAGCTTTAATGCTTGGTATGATGAATTATCTTTATAAAAGTGGCAAATATGATAAAAAATTTATAGAAAAATATACCGATGGTTTTGATAAATTTTTACCATATCTACTTGGTCAAAGTGATGGTATTGAAAAAACTCCATCTTGGGCTGCAAATATTACAGGAGTTGATGAAAAAATTATTACAGCTTTGGCTGATACTTTTGTAAAAAATAGAACTTTCTTAGCTGGAAATTGGGCTATGCAAAGAGCTCATCACGGTGAGCAAGCTGATTGGACCTTGATAACATTAGCTTCTATGATAGGTCAAATAGGCTTACCAGGCGGAGGTTTTGGTTTTTCTATGCATTATTCAGGTGGAGGACAGGCTTTTTCAGGAGTAAGACTTCCAGTTGGATTACCGCAAGGTAAAAATAATCTCGATAGTAATATTCCAGCAAGTAGAATTTCAGAAGCTATTTTAAATCCAGGAAAAACTATTAAATTTAAAGGTAAGGAAATAACTTTTCCTAAAATAAAACTAATGTATGTGGTTGGTGCTTCAGTTTTAGGTCATCATCCAAATACTAATGAACTTATTAAAGCTTTAAGAACTCTTGATACTTTAATAGTGCATGAACCTTGGTGGACTCCTATGGCAAAAATGGCAGATATTGTATTGCCATCTACAACAACTTTAGAGAGAGATGATATTAGTTTTGGAGGGTCTTATTCTCAAGATTATGTATATGCTATGAAACAAGTTATACAGCCTTATTTTGAAAGTAGAAATGATTATGATATTTTTGAAGAATTGGCAAGAAAAATAGGTGAAAGAGAGCATAAAAAATTTACAGGTGGTAAAACAAAAGAGCAATGGCTTGAAGGTTTTTATGGAAGAAGCGATTGTCCTTATTATATGGAATTTGTAGATTTTTGGAAGCAAGGTTACGTGCATTTTGAAACACCAAAGGAAGCGTATAAATATGTAAGACATTCTGAATTTAGAGCAGATCCAGTAGCTAATAAACTTGCAACAGAAAGTGGAAAAATTCAAATTTATTCTCCTAAATTTGAAAAGTATAATCTTGAAGATTTTAAAGCTTGCCCGACATGGTTTGAACCAGCAGAATGGCTTGGTAATGAAAAATTAACTAAAAAATATCCTTTCCATTTATTAAGTCCACATCCAAGATATAGAGTGCATTCCCAGCTTGATAACACTTGGGTAAGAGATTTATATAAAATTCAAGGTAGAGAGCCTGTAGTGATTAATACTCAAGATGCAAAAAAACTTGGCATTAACCATGGTGATGTTGTAGAAGTTTATAATGACAGAGGATCTTTACTAGCAGGTGCTTTTGTAACAGATAATATTATGGAGGGTGTAATAAGTATTCAAGAAGGAGCTTGGTATGATCCTGAAGATGTAGATGATTCTATGCCAAGATGTAATGCAGGTCATGTCAATGTCTTGACAAGTTCAAGACCAACTTCTACTATGGCTCAAGCAACAAGTGTTAATACTTGCCTTGTAAATATTAAGAAATTAAATGAAGTGATTAAACCTTATAAATCAACCACACCGCCACAGATTATAGGAGCTTAAGATGAAAAAAATTATATTAACACTTACTTTATTAGCAAGTTCAATACTTGCTAAAGATATGTTTATTTATAGCGAAAAAGTAGATCTTTTAGATAGTGCTAGTAAAAAAGTTGTAGGACAAATTTATGAAGGTTCTAAGGTTGAACTTATTAAAGAAGAAGGTGAATATTCTTTGATTAAAGTAAAAGGTGAAGTAGTTGATACAAATCCAAAATCATTAGCATACACTAAAGATGGTATTTATCTTTTGCTAACTTTAGATTCCAAAAATGCTAGTAGTGAAATGGAATTCTTAGTAAAAAGTAAAGACTTAACCGATAAAGAAATAGATGCGTGGGATGAAATAGAACTTACGTATTATGATACTTGTACAAGTTGTCATGCGGCGCATAAACCAAAAGAACATTTAATGGAAGAGTGGGATGCTTATTTATCAGCTATGCAAGGTTTTGCAAAAATTAACGATGCAGAAAAAAACAGAATTTTAAGATTTTTGCAATCTCATGCTAGTAATGGACCTGTAAATCTTGATTAAATGAATGAAAAGGTATTTACTCGCATTTTTATTACTTGATTTTTGTGCTTTATTGTATGGTATAAGCACTTTATCTATTAGCTATAATGAAGCTAAAATTTTCTTTTATGATCATAGCTTGATTGCTATGATCTCTCGACTAGGTACAACTATTTTTGGACAAAATGATTATGGTTTGAGAATTCCTTTTGTTTTGCTTCATTCTTTTAGTTGTATTTTACTCTATCTTCTAGCTTTAAAATGCACCAAAACTTCTTTTGACGCATTAATGTCAGTGGTTCTTTTTATCTTATTACCAGGTAGTGTCGCTAGTGCACTTTTGATTAATGAATCTTCCATAGTTATATTTCTTACTCTTTTGATTTTAGTTTTATTTGAATATAAAAAAAATATATTATTTTATGTATTTTTAGTTTTTTCTTTAGTTATAGATGGAAAATTTGCTATTTTGTATTTAGCATTCTTTTTTTATGGTATTCACAAAAGAGATAAAATTTTAATTTTTAGTGCGTTAGTATTATTTGCCATTGCTATGAGTATTTATGGATTTGATGCAAGTGGCAAACCACAAGGTTATTTTTTAGATACTATAGGTATATTTGCTGCATGTTTTTCGCCATTAATATTTTTATATTTCTTTTATGTGATATATAAAATTCTTTTGCAAAAAGAAAAGCCTTTATTGTGGTTTGTGATAGCGACAACATTTATTTTTTGCTTATTATTTTCTTTGAGACAAAGACTATTTTTAGAAGATTTTTTACCATTTTGTGTAGTTTGCACTCCTCTTTTACTGCGTTATTTGATGTCTTCATATCGTTCAAGACTTCCGCAATTACGCATTAAGCACAATATCTTTATCGAATGTTCTTTAATTTTTTTGGTACTTTTTTATTTAGGTCTCATTTTTAATCATTCTTTTTATTATATTTTAAAATCTCCACAAAAACATTTTGCCTACAATTATCACATAGCCAAAGAATTAGCAAAAGTTTTGAAAGAAAATAATATTTTAGAAGTTCAAGCTAAAAAAGATTTAGCTTTAAGACTTAAATTTTATGGTATTCAAGAAGGAGAAAAACATCTTCTATATTCTGATAAACCAAGCAATATTGTAATTTCTCTACCTAGACATTCTTTATATTTTAAATTAAAATGAATAAGGCATTTACTCTTATAGAATTAATTTTAGTTTGTATGATACTTTCTTTAGTTTTTTCTATAGCTTATTTTTATGTAAAACCTAATTATCTACATCTTGGCGTAGAGCAAATTTTAAACGATATTAAATACACCAAACATTTAGCTTTAATGCAAAACGATTTTAGAACTAAAGATTTTAGTATCGCCAAAAGAGAATGGTTTAAAGCTAAATGGCAATTGTATTTTATTAAATCACAACTAGCTACTAATAACGAACAAACCTATACTATATTTTTAGATAAAAATGGAGATGGAAATGCCAATCTTGGCAAAAATATAATAAATAAAGATAGAGAAATAGCTATAGATTTATTAAACCCTAATCTTTTAATGAATTCAGGCCAAAGTGGAGTCATCACGCAAGCTAATACTAAAGCAAATTCAAAATATAATATAGAAAAAAGCTATGGTATTTCAAAAGTATTATTTGAAGGTTCTTGTAAAGGTAGCACTCGTTTGGTTTTTGATAGTTTTGGTCGCTTGTATTCTCCTTTAAAAAATTCTTCAAGAATTTATGATAAATTACTCAACTTTAAAAATGATTGCAT comes from the Campylobacter insulaenigrae NCTC 12927 genome and includes:
- a CDS encoding molybdopterin guanine dinucleotide-containing S/N-oxide reductase; the protein is MSLTRRKFLKGLAATSAIASTNPLIAATSGTKFYDTKKIPHATHFGAFFADVNSEGKITKITPQKSDKHPSIITDAIIDRTYSDTRIKYPCVRKSFLEGKKRPKLRGKEPFVRVSWEKALELVLEKLKETPIENLFNASYGAWGHVGLLHNCNSVAGRFFNTALGGHIGTDGEYSNGAAGRVNATIMGDLEVYSLQTAHEVILENTQVYVLWGADLYKCNQIDFKVANRGNDEYYKKYSKSNIKFISIDPQYTQTAEILNAQWIKIRPNTDVALMLGMMNYLYKSGKYDKKFIEKYTDGFDKFLPYLLGQSDGIEKTPSWAANITGVDEKIITALADTFVKNRTFLAGNWAMQRAHHGEQADWTLITLASMIGQIGLPGGGFGFSMHYSGGGQAFSGVRLPVGLPQGKNNLDSNIPASRISEAILNPGKTIKFKGKEITFPKIKLMYVVGASVLGHHPNTNELIKALRTLDTLIVHEPWWTPMAKMADIVLPSTTTLERDDISFGGSYSQDYVYAMKQVIQPYFESRNDYDIFEELARKIGEREHKKFTGGKTKEQWLEGFYGRSDCPYYMEFVDFWKQGYVHFETPKEAYKYVRHSEFRADPVANKLATESGKIQIYSPKFEKYNLEDFKACPTWFEPAEWLGNEKLTKKYPFHLLSPHPRYRVHSQLDNTWVRDLYKIQGREPVVINTQDAKKLGINHGDVVEVYNDRGSLLAGAFVTDNIMEGVISIQEGAWYDPEDVDDSMPRCNAGHVNVLTSSRPTSTMAQATSVNTCLVNIKKLNEVIKPYKSTTPPQIIGA
- a CDS encoding monoheme c-type cytochrome, with translation MKKIILTLTLLASSILAKDMFIYSEKVDLLDSASKKVVGQIYEGSKVELIKEEGEYSLIKVKGEVVDTNPKSLAYTKDGIYLLLTLDSKNASSEMEFLVKSKDLTDKEIDAWDEIELTYYDTCTSCHAAHKPKEHLMEEWDAYLSAMQGFAKINDAEKNRILRFLQSHASNGPVNLD
- a CDS encoding membrane protein, with the translated sequence MKRYLLAFLLLDFCALLYGISTLSISYNEAKIFFYDHSLIAMISRLGTTIFGQNDYGLRIPFVLLHSFSCILLYLLALKCTKTSFDALMSVVLFILLPGSVASALLINESSIVIFLTLLILVLFEYKKNILFYVFLVFSLVIDGKFAILYLAFFFYGIHKRDKILIFSALVLFAIAMSIYGFDASGKPQGYFLDTIGIFAACFSPLIFLYFFYVIYKILLQKEKPLLWFVIATTFIFCLLFSLRQRLFLEDFLPFCVVCTPLLLRYLMSSYRSRLPQLRIKHNIFIECSLIFLVLFYLGLIFNHSFYYILKSPQKHFAYNYHIAKELAKVLKENNILEVQAKKDLALRLKFYGIQEGEKHLLYSDKPSNIVISLPRHSLYFKLK
- a CDS encoding pilus assembly FimT family protein, giving the protein MNKAFTLIELILVCMILSLVFSIAYFYVKPNYLHLGVEQILNDIKYTKHLALMQNDFRTKDFSIAKREWFKAKWQLYFIKSQLATNNEQTYTIFLDKNGDGNANLGKNIINKDREIAIDLLNPNLLMNSGQSGVITQANTKANSKYNIEKSYGISKVLFEGSCKGSTRLVFDSFGRLYSPLKNSSRIYDKLLNFKNDCIIRLSNKEEKHICILINSKTSYAYIPKFESDDKQYFSLNGRYITCDKL